A region of Mesorhizobium sp. M3A.F.Ca.ET.080.04.2.1 DNA encodes the following proteins:
- a CDS encoding adenylate kinase translates to MRLILLGPPGAGKGTQAQRLVDNHGIPQLSTGDMLRAAVQAGTEVGKRAKAVMDAGELVSDAIVNAIVAERIDQPDCARGFILDGYPRTLVQADAVDAMLAERGIALDTVIELVVDDKALVGRIVKRAEDAKAAGQPVRKDDNPAVFEERLREYYKKTAPLTGYYYAKRKLKGVDGMASIDAVTAEIEAVLAATVKEAAAAN, encoded by the coding sequence ATGAGGCTGATATTGCTTGGACCGCCAGGGGCGGGCAAGGGGACGCAAGCACAGAGACTGGTAGACAATCACGGCATCCCCCAGCTTTCCACGGGTGACATGCTGCGTGCCGCCGTCCAGGCCGGAACTGAAGTCGGCAAGCGGGCAAAGGCGGTGATGGATGCCGGTGAACTGGTGTCGGATGCCATCGTCAACGCCATCGTCGCCGAACGGATCGACCAGCCCGACTGCGCCAGGGGGTTCATCCTCGACGGTTATCCGCGCACGCTGGTGCAGGCGGACGCGGTCGACGCCATGCTCGCCGAGCGCGGGATCGCACTGGATACCGTCATCGAGCTCGTCGTTGACGACAAGGCGCTGGTCGGCCGAATCGTGAAACGGGCCGAGGACGCCAAGGCCGCCGGCCAGCCGGTGCGCAAGGACGACAACCCGGCGGTGTTCGAGGAGCGCCTGCGGGAGTATTACAAGAAGACCGCCCCGCTGACCGGCTACTACTACGCCAAGCGCAAGCTGAAAGGCGTTGACGGCATGGCCAGCATCGACGCGGTGACCGCGGAGATCGAAGCGGTTCTTGCGGCGACCGTGAAGGAGGCCGCCGCGGCGAACTGA
- the rpsM gene encoding 30S ribosomal protein S13 produces MARIAGVNIPTNKRVVIALQYIHGIGKKFAQEIVDKVGIPAERRVNQLTDAEVLQIRETIDRDYQVEGDLRREVSMNIKRLMDLGCYRGLRHRRSLPVRGQRTHTNARTRKGPAKAIAGKKK; encoded by the coding sequence ATGGCTCGTATAGCCGGCGTCAACATTCCGACCAACAAGCGCGTCGTCATCGCGCTTCAGTACATTCACGGCATTGGCAAGAAGTTCGCCCAGGAGATCGTCGACAAGGTCGGCATCCCGGCCGAGCGGCGCGTCAACCAGCTGACCGACGCGGAAGTGCTGCAGATCCGCGAGACGATCGACCGCGACTATCAGGTCGAAGGCGACCTGCGCCGCGAAGTCTCGATGAACATCAAGCGGCTGATGGACCTCGGCTGCTATCGCGGCCTGCGTCATCGCCGCTCGCTGCCGGTCCGCGGCCAGCGCACGCACACCAATGCGCGCACCCGCAAGGGCCCGGCCAAGGCGATCGCCGGCAAGAAGAAGTAA
- the rpsK gene encoding 30S ribosomal protein S11 — protein MAKEAARVRRRERKNISSGVAHVNSTFNNTMITITDAQGNSIAWSSAGAQGFKGSRKSTPFAAQMAAEDVAKKAQEHGMRMLEVEVCGPGSGRESALRALQAAGFTITSIRDVTPIPHNGCRPRKKRRV, from the coding sequence ATGGCCAAGGAAGCCGCTCGTGTTCGCCGTCGCGAACGCAAGAACATCTCGTCGGGCGTTGCCCACGTCAATTCGACCTTCAACAACACGATGATCACCATCACCGACGCGCAGGGCAATTCGATTGCCTGGTCGTCGGCCGGCGCCCAGGGCTTCAAGGGTTCGCGCAAGTCGACCCCGTTCGCTGCCCAGATGGCGGCCGAAGACGTTGCGAAGAAGGCGCAGGAGCACGGCATGCGCATGCTCGAGGTCGAGGTCTGCGGACCCGGCTCCGGTCGCGAATCGGCGTTGCGCGCACTGCAGGCTGCCGGCTTCACCATCACCTCGATCCGTGACGTGACGCCAATCCCGCACAATGGCTGCCGCCCGCGCAAGAAGCGCCGCGTCTAA